The Desulfotignum phosphitoxidans DSM 13687 genome has a window encoding:
- the cas4 gene encoding CRISPR-associated protein Cas4 translates to MKAEYSENEYFQLSALQHFLFCKRQCALIHLEQIWVENRFTAEGRDMHERVDRGDQVDRGKVRIEYGLNLKSRALGLTGKADVVEFHLDPTVKNRWIPFPVEYKRGKPKKDDSDKVQLCAQAVCLEEMLDIQVEQGALFYGKIRRRLDVKFDLSLRNITQKTSDAFHEMMNSGVTPPPRYEKKCDTCSFFSVCMPRTIGKKRKVGTWLKQIVQMDGCQEEQG, encoded by the coding sequence ATGAAGGCCGAGTACAGCGAAAATGAATATTTTCAATTATCCGCACTTCAGCATTTTCTTTTCTGCAAAAGACAGTGTGCCTTGATTCACCTGGAACAAATATGGGTCGAAAATAGATTTACCGCAGAGGGCCGGGATATGCATGAAAGAGTGGACAGAGGCGATCAGGTCGATAGAGGAAAAGTACGAATAGAATATGGGCTGAACCTTAAATCAAGAGCCTTGGGCCTGACGGGAAAGGCGGATGTGGTGGAATTTCATCTGGACCCGACGGTTAAAAACAGGTGGATTCCTTTCCCTGTGGAATATAAGCGGGGAAAACCCAAAAAGGATGATTCCGATAAAGTCCAGCTCTGTGCGCAAGCCGTCTGTCTTGAAGAGATGCTTGACATCCAGGTGGAACAAGGTGCCTTGTTCTATGGAAAAATCAGGCGCCGTCTGGATGTCAAGTTTGATCTGTCTCTCAGAAATATTACCCAGAAGACATCTGATGCGTTTCATGAAATGATGAATTCTGGCGTAACTCCTCCGCCACGGTATGAAAAAAAATGCGACACTTGTTCTTTTTTTTCTGTATGCATGCCCAGAACTATTGGAAAAAAAAGAAAGGTTGGTACATGGCTGAAACAGATCGTTCAAATGGATGGATGCCAGGAAGAGCAGGGTTGA
- a CDS encoding ABC transporter permease — translation MKLYNISFKNIRRRKAKMLFLALGLIIGISTIVTLLAITETMTVEIEERLDQFGANIVMVPRTEALSLNYGGIDVGGVNYEVREFDQADIPKIRTIKNAKNLGVVAPKVLGAADIGGKQVLLMGVIFDQELALKTWWQKHGAFPEKADQVLLGSTAASVLGLAPGDPMETGGRAFQVSGVLMPTGGAEDHAVIADITAAQAVLDKPGKVSLVEIAAFCRGCPITELTLQIAEKFPDARVTAMKQAVMSKMQSIELFKSFSLGVSVLVVGVGALLVMVTMMGSVNERTREIGIFRAIGFRQTHVMQIILLEALVLGIFGGMAGVALGNIAAWGITPLVVEAGEFAGVNFRTGGICLLMAAALSLLASLYPAVKAGRMDPSDALRAL, via the coding sequence ATGAAACTTTATAACATCTCTTTCAAAAATATCCGGCGGCGCAAGGCCAAAATGCTTTTTCTGGCCCTGGGCCTGATCATCGGCATTTCCACCATCGTCACCCTGCTGGCCATTACCGAAACCATGACCGTGGAGATCGAAGAGCGCCTCGACCAGTTCGGGGCAAACATCGTGATGGTGCCCAGAACCGAAGCTTTGTCACTGAATTACGGCGGCATCGATGTGGGCGGGGTCAACTATGAGGTCCGGGAATTCGACCAGGCCGATATCCCGAAAATCCGCACCATCAAAAATGCGAAAAATCTCGGGGTGGTGGCACCCAAGGTCCTGGGAGCGGCCGACATCGGCGGAAAACAGGTCCTACTCATGGGGGTGATATTTGACCAGGAACTGGCCCTGAAAACCTGGTGGCAGAAACACGGGGCTTTTCCGGAAAAAGCGGACCAGGTGCTGCTCGGGTCAACGGCGGCATCCGTGCTGGGTCTGGCGCCGGGTGACCCGATGGAAACAGGCGGCCGGGCCTTCCAGGTGTCCGGGGTGCTCATGCCCACGGGCGGGGCAGAAGACCATGCCGTGATTGCCGACATCACCGCGGCCCAGGCGGTTTTAGACAAACCGGGCAAGGTGTCCCTGGTCGAGATTGCCGCTTTCTGCCGGGGCTGCCCCATTACCGAACTCACCCTGCAGATTGCTGAAAAATTCCCTGATGCCCGGGTAACGGCCATGAAACAGGCCGTGATGTCCAAGATGCAGTCCATCGAGCTGTTCAAGTCGTTTTCGCTGGGGGTGTCGGTCCTGGTGGTGGGGGTCGGGGCGCTGCTGGTCATGGTCACCATGATGGGGTCTGTGAATGAACGGACCCGGGAGATCGGCATTTTCCGGGCCATCGGTTTCCGCCAGACCCACGTGATGCAGATTATTCTGCTGGAGGCCCTGGTTCTGGGAATTTTCGGAGGCATGGCCGGTGTGGCCCTGGGAAACATCGCCGCCTGGGGTATCACACCTCTGGTGGTGGAGGCGGGCGAGTTTGCCGGTGTCAACTTCCGGACCGGCGGTATCTGCCTGCTCATGGCAGCGGCCTTAAGCCTTCTGGCCAGCCTGTATCCCGCGGTCAAGGCCGGCCGGATGGACCCCAGCGATGCGCTGCGGGCCCTGTAA
- a CDS encoding ABC transporter ATP-binding protein yields MTDHLIEIHGLNKMYDSGGTGVAAIDHMDFFIDDGEFVSVTGPSGSGKSTLLSVMGGMNRPTRGTVRVDSLDLYALTPEQRADFRSEYLGFIFQSFQLIPYLTLLENVTVPMAVTGRKTKEKRDMAMAVIERVGLADKALRLPDQLSGGEQERVAIARAIVNRPPIILADEPTGNLDSRTALEIMALLQELNREGHTIIMVTHNREMERHATRSVRVRDGRIETISMEKIEDDELNTTADSRKDQPELEMNLDDL; encoded by the coding sequence ATGACAGACCATCTGATAGAAATACACGGCCTGAACAAGATGTATGACTCCGGCGGCACCGGTGTGGCCGCCATCGATCATATGGATTTTTTTATTGACGACGGGGAGTTTGTCTCCGTCACGGGACCGTCCGGTTCGGGCAAATCCACCCTCCTGTCCGTGATGGGCGGCATGAACCGCCCCACCCGGGGAACGGTGCGGGTGGACTCCCTGGATCTGTATGCGCTGACACCCGAGCAGCGGGCCGATTTCCGCAGCGAATACCTGGGATTTATCTTTCAGTCCTTTCAGCTGATTCCCTATCTGACCCTGCTGGAAAACGTGACGGTTCCCATGGCCGTCACAGGCCGCAAAACAAAGGAAAAGCGCGACATGGCCATGGCCGTGATCGAGCGGGTGGGCCTGGCGGATAAAGCCCTTCGCCTTCCCGACCAGCTTTCCGGCGGAGAGCAGGAACGGGTGGCCATTGCCAGGGCCATCGTGAACCGGCCCCCCATCATCCTGGCGGACGAGCCAACGGGCAACCTGGATTCCCGGACCGCCCTGGAGATCATGGCCTTGCTCCAGGAGTTGAATCGGGAGGGCCATACCATCATCATGGTCACCCACAACCGGGAAATGGAGCGCCATGCCACCCGGTCTGTCCGGGTCAGAGACGGCCGGATTGAAACGATCAGCATGGAAAAAATCGAAGATGATGAATTGAATACCACGGCCGATTCGCGTAAAGATCAGCCGGAACTCGAAATGAATCTGGATGACTTATAA
- a CDS encoding extracellular solute-binding protein has translation MTKIVTALLFLFIFFSGQAVAAPDELVVYSARKEHLVKDLFEKYEKEQGIKITYITGKAPVMLQRILSEKENTAADILLTVDAGNLWHAAQKEILVPVTSPVLDRNIPDHYKDPDNRWFGLSVRARTIVYNTDRVKKEDLSTYEALAGEDWKGRLLLRTSKKVYNQSLVAMLIATLGEDRTRSIVSGWVSNLAAPPYSSDTKVLEAIAAGQGDAAIVNTYYYGRLMKQNPDLPLGIFWADQSDNGVHVNVSGAGIVKYSKKIDQAVRFLEWLSEKDAQKIFADANMEYPVNQTVLPHADVRKWGAFKPSTANLARAGELQARAVKLMDIEGYK, from the coding sequence ATGACAAAAATAGTTACAGCACTTTTATTTCTGTTCATTTTCTTTTCCGGCCAGGCCGTCGCGGCCCCGGATGAACTGGTAGTGTACAGCGCCAGAAAGGAACATCTGGTCAAGGATCTGTTTGAAAAGTATGAAAAAGAGCAGGGGATCAAAATCACCTATATCACAGGCAAGGCCCCGGTGATGCTCCAGCGGATTCTTTCCGAAAAAGAAAACACGGCAGCAGACATCCTGTTGACTGTGGATGCGGGCAACCTCTGGCATGCGGCGCAAAAAGAGATCCTGGTTCCGGTCACATCCCCGGTGCTGGACCGAAATATCCCGGATCATTACAAAGATCCTGACAACCGCTGGTTCGGGTTGTCCGTTAGAGCCAGGACCATTGTCTACAATACGGACCGGGTGAAAAAAGAAGATCTGAGCACTTATGAAGCCCTGGCCGGCGAAGACTGGAAGGGCCGTCTTCTGCTGAGAACTTCCAAAAAAGTTTACAACCAGTCCCTGGTGGCCATGCTCATCGCGACCCTGGGGGAAGACAGAACCCGGTCGATAGTGTCGGGGTGGGTAAGCAACCTTGCCGCCCCCCCCTATTCCAGCGATACCAAGGTACTGGAGGCAATTGCGGCAGGTCAGGGAGATGCCGCAATTGTAAACACCTACTATTACGGCCGCCTCATGAAACAAAATCCGGATCTTCCCCTGGGCATTTTCTGGGCCGATCAGTCAGATAACGGGGTTCACGTGAACGTATCCGGTGCCGGGATTGTCAAATATTCCAAAAAGATCGATCAGGCTGTCCGGTTTCTGGAATGGCTCTCTGAAAAAGACGCACAGAAAATATTTGCCGACGCAAACATGGAATACCCCGTGAACCAGACCGTGCTTCCCCACGCAGATGTCCGTAAATGGGGAGCGTTCAAGCCCAGCACGGCCAACCTTGCCAGGGCAGGTGAACTCCAGGCCCGGGCCGTCAAACTCATGGACATTGAAGGGTATAAATGA
- a CDS encoding ABC transporter ATP-binding protein, which translates to MCLKVDQIHKTHNRKLIVAEDISFVVEKGELGALLGPSGCGKTTLLRMIAGFETPDRGRIAINGKTVFDHRTNVCPEKRGTGMVFQDYALFPHLTVMENIAFGPALKNRKDLHQLIGITGLSGSENRYPHELSGGQQQRVALARALAPRPGLLLMDEPFSNLDISLRESLSEEVRCILNEFGTTGLLVTHNQHEAFAMADKIGVMKHGKLCQWDCAEHLYYHPATEDVAGFIGEGSFIRAQVCPSGGLVTPVGRLEPGHPVMTHHADTPAVFIRPEDVVLDPQSDCRPLLVKSHFRGPGRRHIFELASGEQIVCTDHSRIPLEPGNRYGISISKRRNNHENDILCTV; encoded by the coding sequence ATGTGCCTGAAGGTTGATCAAATCCATAAAACACACAACCGGAAACTCATCGTTGCCGAAGATATCTCTTTTGTCGTTGAAAAAGGAGAACTGGGCGCGCTTCTAGGCCCGAGCGGGTGCGGCAAGACCACGCTGCTGCGCATGATCGCAGGATTTGAAACCCCGGACCGGGGCAGGATTGCAATCAATGGGAAAACGGTATTTGACCATCGGACCAATGTCTGTCCGGAAAAAAGGGGCACGGGAATGGTGTTCCAGGACTATGCCCTGTTCCCCCATTTAACGGTCATGGAAAACATCGCCTTTGGCCCGGCCCTGAAAAACAGAAAAGACCTGCATCAGTTGATCGGCATCACCGGCCTGTCAGGGTCGGAAAACAGATACCCCCATGAGCTGTCCGGGGGACAGCAGCAGCGGGTGGCCCTGGCAAGGGCCCTTGCGCCCAGGCCGGGGCTCCTTTTGATGGACGAGCCGTTTTCAAATCTGGACATCTCCCTTCGGGAATCTCTGTCCGAAGAAGTGCGCTGTATCCTGAACGAATTCGGCACCACCGGGCTTCTGGTGACCCACAATCAGCATGAGGCATTTGCCATGGCGGATAAAATAGGTGTGATGAAACACGGAAAGCTTTGCCAGTGGGACTGCGCGGAACATCTGTATTACCATCCGGCCACAGAAGATGTGGCCGGATTTATCGGAGAAGGGTCTTTTATCCGGGCACAGGTCTGCCCTTCCGGCGGGCTGGTGACCCCTGTGGGCCGTCTTGAACCCGGTCACCCGGTCATGACTCATCACGCAGACACTCCCGCTGTTTTCATCCGGCCGGAAGACGTTGTGTTAGACCCTCAATCAGACTGCAGGCCCCTGCTGGTAAAATCCCATTTCAGAGGCCCGGGCCGTCGGCATATTTTTGAACTGGCATCCGGTGAGCAGATTGTCTGCACAGACCATTCCCGGATTCCCCTTGAACCGGGCAACCGGTATGGCATATCCATCAGCAAAAGGAGAAACAATCATGAAAATGACATATTATGCACTGTTTAG
- a CDS encoding ATP-binding protein, with the protein MTLIDRAIEPVLHALSEKYPVITITGPRQSGKTTLCRKVFSDKPYANLESPDIRQFATDDPRGFLSQYPDGAVLDEIQRVPDLVSYIQPMVDDDLRDGLFILTGSQQFEVSHAVNQSLAGRTALLKLLPFSMAELQTDEPLPPVDHLILHGFYPRIWDKQLDPVQALGDYFETYIQRDVRQLAAIKDLHLFQRFVRLCAGRCGQLLNLNSLANDTGVSHTTAGNWISILEASYIIFLLQPYHGNITKRLIKSPKLYFFDVGLAAFLLGIENPRQVSRDPLRGSLFENMVVAETLKYRFNQGKKSNLYFYRDRKGNEVDLVCVTGTDLFPIEIKAGMTITRDYFKGLNHMVRNFPENVPNGCGLVYAGEKKQQRTDVTIVPVHLLNQIFDTCGG; encoded by the coding sequence ATGACACTGATCGATCGCGCCATCGAACCGGTACTGCACGCCTTGTCAGAAAAATACCCGGTCATCACCATCACAGGTCCCCGGCAGAGCGGGAAGACAACCCTGTGCCGGAAGGTGTTTTCCGACAAACCCTATGCGAATCTGGAATCACCGGATATCCGTCAGTTTGCCACGGATGATCCGCGGGGGTTTCTTTCCCAGTATCCGGATGGGGCAGTTTTAGATGAAATCCAGCGGGTCCCGGATCTTGTTTCCTATATCCAGCCAATGGTGGACGACGACCTTCGTGACGGCCTTTTTATCCTTACCGGCAGCCAGCAGTTTGAGGTGAGCCATGCCGTCAATCAGTCACTGGCCGGCCGTACCGCCCTTTTGAAACTGTTGCCTTTTTCCATGGCGGAGCTGCAGACTGATGAGCCCCTGCCCCCGGTGGACCATCTGATCCTTCATGGATTTTACCCCCGCATCTGGGACAAGCAGCTGGATCCGGTCCAGGCCCTGGGGGATTATTTTGAAACCTATATCCAGCGGGATGTCAGACAGCTTGCTGCCATAAAAGACCTGCACCTGTTTCAGCGCTTTGTCCGGTTATGTGCCGGGCGGTGCGGCCAGCTGCTCAATCTAAACAGCCTTGCCAATGATACCGGCGTATCCCACACCACGGCCGGCAACTGGATTTCTATACTCGAAGCAAGTTACATCATTTTTTTGCTTCAGCCCTATCATGGAAATATCACCAAACGTCTGATCAAATCCCCGAAGCTCTATTTTTTTGATGTAGGACTGGCCGCTTTTCTGCTGGGCATTGAAAATCCCCGGCAGGTATCACGGGACCCGCTCCGGGGTAGTCTGTTTGAAAACATGGTTGTGGCTGAAACCTTGAAATACCGGTTCAACCAGGGGAAAAAAAGTAATCTGTATTTTTACAGGGACCGCAAAGGAAACGAGGTGGACCTTGTCTGTGTCACGGGTACCGATCTGTTTCCAATCGAAATCAAGGCCGGGATGACCATTACAAGAGATTATTTCAAGGGCCTGAACCATATGGTCAGAAATTTTCCCGAAAATGTTCCCAACGGGTGCGGCCTGGTTTATGCCGGAGAAAAAAAACAGCAGCGGACCGATGTCACCATTGTGCCTGTCCATCTGTTGAACCAGATTTTTGACACCTGTGGCGGGTGA
- a CDS encoding ABC transporter permease yields the protein MISSIKYQGGFIVSSGIAAISLSPVLFILASGMNADPDIWSHLKQYVLPGLLKNTAILVAGVVSVTAALGISLAWLTSFYEFWGRRLFEKWLIFPLAIPTYVMAFIYTGLLDYSGPVQTAVREYAPELAGLFPEIRSGGGAIMVISLAIFPYVFLMASSGFRSMGRSMVEASQSLGGGRMFTLFRVTLPMARPWIFGGLILVFMETLADFGAVSVFNYDTFTTGIYKAWYGLFSVNAAAQLASILVVMVLVIVAAESWLRRKQKFFNRGGHQPVSRKRLNGTGHFLASAFCSTVLLVSFVIPAVQLLIWTAKAFAVEFGAHYIHLVANTFFLGLMGTAVTLAVAVSLSYSGRRRADLKTGIAAKLSLSGYALPGTVLAVGIIHVVAWLDSRVTGTMDMLGIQLQGALLQGSLILLPLCYMIRFLTVGYNPVSSHMTRLTPSIDEAARLMKVTGPALLSKIHLPLIRKGMVTGGILVLVEIFKEMPVTLMLRPFGWDTLAVKIFELTSEGEWERAALPAVTLVLAGMIPVGFLTFIGRSKKQHVPEG from the coding sequence ATGATTTCATCCATCAAATATCAGGGCGGCTTCATCGTTTCGTCGGGTATTGCCGCCATCTCCCTGTCGCCGGTGCTGTTTATCCTGGCCTCGGGAATGAATGCCGACCCTGACATCTGGTCTCATTTAAAGCAGTATGTGCTGCCCGGGCTTTTGAAAAATACTGCCATCCTGGTGGCCGGGGTTGTTTCAGTCACTGCCGCTTTAGGAATTTCCCTGGCATGGCTGACCTCATTTTATGAGTTTTGGGGCCGGCGCCTGTTTGAAAAATGGCTGATTTTTCCCCTGGCGATACCCACCTATGTGATGGCGTTTATCTATACCGGGCTGCTGGATTATTCCGGGCCGGTTCAAACCGCTGTCAGGGAGTACGCCCCGGAGCTTGCCGGACTGTTTCCTGAAATCAGATCCGGCGGCGGGGCCATCATGGTCATCTCTCTGGCCATTTTTCCCTATGTGTTTCTGATGGCCTCATCCGGATTCCGGTCCATGGGCCGTTCCATGGTCGAGGCGTCCCAGTCTCTGGGGGGCGGGCGGATGTTTACCCTGTTCCGCGTCACCCTGCCCATGGCCAGACCGTGGATTTTCGGCGGACTGATCCTGGTTTTCATGGAAACCCTGGCGGATTTCGGTGCAGTGTCCGTGTTCAACTACGACACGTTTACCACGGGCATATACAAAGCCTGGTACGGCTTGTTTTCCGTCAATGCCGCGGCCCAGCTGGCATCCATCCTGGTGGTGATGGTCCTGGTGATTGTTGCCGCGGAATCCTGGCTGCGCCGCAAACAAAAGTTCTTCAACCGGGGCGGACACCAGCCGGTCTCAAGAAAACGACTGAACGGTACAGGTCATTTCCTGGCATCGGCTTTCTGCAGCACGGTGCTGCTGGTATCGTTCGTCATACCGGCGGTTCAACTGCTGATCTGGACGGCAAAAGCATTTGCCGTTGAATTCGGGGCCCACTATATCCATCTGGTTGCCAACACCTTTTTTCTGGGACTGATGGGGACGGCCGTGACCCTTGCCGTGGCCGTGAGCCTGTCCTATTCAGGACGGCGCAGGGCCGATCTGAAAACCGGGATCGCTGCCAAACTCTCTTTGTCCGGGTACGCACTGCCCGGAACCGTTCTTGCCGTGGGCATCATTCACGTGGTGGCATGGCTGGACAGCCGCGTGACCGGAACCATGGACATGCTGGGGATTCAACTGCAGGGCGCGCTTCTCCAGGGCAGCCTGATCCTGCTTCCCCTGTGCTACATGATCCGGTTTCTGACGGTGGGTTACAACCCGGTTTCCAGTCATATGACCCGGCTGACCCCATCTATTGACGAAGCGGCGCGCCTGATGAAAGTCACCGGCCCGGCCCTGCTGTCAAAGATTCACCTGCCCCTGATCCGAAAAGGTATGGTGACCGGCGGCATCCTGGTGCTGGTGGAAATTTTCAAGGAGATGCCAGTGACACTGATGCTCAGGCCGTTCGGATGGGACACCCTGGCCGTGAAAATTTTTGAGCTGACCTCGGAAGGGGAATGGGAACGCGCGGCCCTCCCGGCGGTAACCCTGGTGCTGGCCGGCATGATCCCGGTCGGTTTTCTCACTTTTATCGGAAGGAGCAAAAAACAACATGTGCCTGAAGGTTGA
- the cas1c gene encoding type I-C CRISPR-associated endonuclease Cas1c, with protein sequence MKKHLNTLFVTTQGAYLSKEGETVAIRVEQKVQMRIPIHALAGIVCFGVVTCSPFLMGFCAENDVTISFLTRNGRFMAMVRGPVSGNVLLRRKQFRMADCKDKAAQMAGFVLTGKLANSRTVLERSIRDHGDKLDRAAIKKVSSRLYSYIRKEIPNPNLDRLRGIEGDAAHQYFSVFDELIFSNKREFAFTGRNRRPPTDRINCLLSFVYTLLVHDVRSALETVGLDPAVGFLHRDRPGRPGLALDMMEEFRPFFADRLVLSMINRNQIHPDGFVIKESGAVFMDDDTRRKILEIYQKRKQEYLIHHFLNEKIEIGNLFFIQALLLARFIRGDIDGYPPFIWK encoded by the coding sequence ATGAAAAAACACCTTAATACCCTTTTTGTCACCACTCAAGGCGCATACTTGTCCAAGGAAGGAGAAACTGTTGCCATCAGAGTTGAGCAAAAGGTTCAGATGCGGATTCCGATTCACGCTTTGGCAGGAATTGTCTGTTTTGGTGTAGTCACTTGCAGCCCTTTTTTGATGGGATTTTGTGCTGAAAATGATGTGACCATAAGCTTCTTGACCCGAAATGGACGATTTATGGCTATGGTGCGAGGCCCGGTCTCAGGCAATGTTTTATTGCGAAGAAAACAATTCCGCATGGCTGACTGCAAAGACAAGGCCGCACAAATGGCGGGTTTTGTGCTTACCGGGAAATTGGCAAACAGCCGCACTGTGCTGGAAAGATCCATAAGGGATCATGGTGATAAATTGGACAGGGCAGCCATAAAAAAGGTGTCATCCAGGCTCTATTCTTATATCCGGAAAGAAATACCAAACCCGAATCTGGACAGGTTGCGGGGAATTGAAGGAGATGCGGCTCACCAGTATTTCAGTGTATTCGATGAATTGATTTTTTCGAACAAAAGAGAATTTGCATTCACCGGAAGAAACCGGCGCCCTCCAACTGACAGGATCAATTGTCTGCTATCTTTTGTATACACTTTGTTAGTCCATGATGTGCGATCGGCCCTTGAAACGGTAGGGCTCGATCCAGCGGTGGGGTTTCTGCACCGGGACCGGCCGGGGAGGCCGGGCCTGGCACTTGATATGATGGAAGAGTTCAGGCCATTTTTTGCAGATAGACTTGTGCTTTCAATGATTAATCGGAATCAGATTCATCCGGATGGGTTTGTAATCAAAGAATCTGGTGCGGTTTTCATGGATGATGACACCCGGCGAAAAATTCTCGAAATATATCAGAAAAGAAAACAGGAGTATCTGATTCATCATTTTTTGAATGAGAAAATTGAAATTGGGAATCTGTTTTTTATCCAGGCATTGCTTCTGGCAAGATTTATTCGGGGAGACATCGATGGATATCCCCCTTTTATCTGGAAATAA
- a CDS encoding DUF2318 domain-containing protein: MKMTYYALFSLLAVLLVTAAGPAQAWFGTGKFEKVKPENGVVSLPLKEISDGKAHYYRVKSDKGIMVTFFVVKSPDGVIRAAVDACDVCYRSGKGYVQEGGTMVCTNCGMRFATDRINEVKGGCNPAPLARTVNNDQLLIAMSEINASAWLCEFKK; the protein is encoded by the coding sequence ATGAAAATGACATATTATGCACTGTTTAGTTTACTGGCCGTTCTGCTCGTAACGGCTGCCGGCCCGGCCCAGGCATGGTTCGGCACGGGAAAATTCGAAAAAGTGAAACCAGAAAACGGGGTTGTGTCCCTGCCCCTGAAAGAGATCTCCGACGGCAAGGCCCATTATTACCGGGTCAAATCCGACAAGGGCATCATGGTAACATTTTTTGTGGTCAAAAGCCCTGACGGGGTGATCCGTGCTGCCGTGGATGCCTGCGATGTCTGCTACCGTTCGGGCAAAGGCTATGTTCAGGAAGGCGGCACCATGGTCTGTACCAACTGCGGCATGCGCTTTGCCACGGACCGCATCAATGAGGTGAAGGGCGGCTGCAACCCGGCCCCGCTGGCACGCACGGTCAACAATGATCAGCTCCTGATTGCCATGTCCGAGATCAACGCCAGCGCCTGGCTTTGCGAATTCAAGAAATAG
- the cas2 gene encoding CRISPR-associated endonuclease Cas2, which translates to MILLVLISYDVSIEKNGQKRLRRVSKACANYGQRVQYSVFECIVDPAQWTVLRRQLIDEIDHELDSLRFYFLGSNWRRRIEHIGAKPAIDMEGLLIL; encoded by the coding sequence GTGATATTGCTGGTTCTGATCAGTTATGATGTATCAATAGAAAAAAACGGCCAGAAAAGACTGAGGCGTGTGTCCAAAGCTTGTGCAAATTATGGCCAGCGGGTCCAATATTCAGTGTTCGAATGTATCGTTGATCCTGCTCAGTGGACAGTTCTGCGGCGGCAATTAATTGATGAAATCGATCACGAACTGGACAGTCTGAGGTTCTATTTTCTGGGATCCAACTGGCGGAGACGAATTGAGCATATTGGAGCAAAGCCGGCAATTGATATGGAGGGCCTGTTAATATTATAA
- a CDS encoding EamA family transporter yields the protein MQGFLFLLLTILFSSGVALSMKAGNKPTVNLWQFLAVNYVVCTAGLIAWGAWKTLGDNSLFIWFLGIFTGVMYVLCLWLFNKAIRAEGLALSTTMMRLSSAIPTLGSLIFFSETTGFFQALGIALAFLCLPLASREPIRFRRSQRNTAHGILWGLLLFGAYGITDFVFKIQAELAPRADSKAFLATIFGTALILTLPRLKGLKRPGRDCLIWGTALGTTNVLATYFWVLALSHLPGAIAYPTLGLGVIAVTTLISLVFWKETLRPANYLFLAMACVAIFLINAGGA from the coding sequence ATGCAAGGTTTTTTGTTTCTGCTTCTGACCATCCTTTTTTCCAGCGGGGTGGCGTTGAGCATGAAGGCCGGAAACAAACCGACAGTCAATCTGTGGCAGTTTCTGGCCGTCAACTATGTGGTATGCACGGCCGGGCTCATCGCCTGGGGGGCCTGGAAAACCCTGGGGGACAACTCCCTGTTCATCTGGTTTCTGGGCATATTCACCGGGGTCATGTATGTGCTGTGCCTGTGGCTTTTCAACAAAGCCATCCGAGCGGAAGGCCTGGCATTGTCCACCACCATGATGCGCCTGTCCTCAGCCATTCCCACCCTGGGCTCCCTGATTTTTTTCAGCGAAACCACGGGATTTTTCCAGGCACTGGGGATCGCTCTGGCTTTCCTGTGCCTGCCGCTTGCCAGCCGGGAACCCATCCGTTTCAGACGTTCACAAAGAAACACCGCCCATGGCATCCTCTGGGGCCTGCTGCTTTTCGGCGCATACGGCATCACGGATTTTGTCTTTAAAATTCAGGCGGAACTGGCACCCCGGGCAGATTCCAAAGCGTTTCTGGCCACCATTTTCGGCACGGCCCTGATCCTCACCCTGCCCCGGCTCAAAGGCCTGAAACGGCCCGGCAGAGACTGCCTGATCTGGGGCACGGCTTTGGGAACCACCAATGTCCTGGCCACTTATTTCTGGGTCCTGGCCCTGTCCCACCTGCCCGGGGCCATTGCCTATCCCACACTGGGCTTAGGCGTGATCGCCGTCACCACCCTGATCAGCCTGGTTTTCTGGAAAGAGACGCTGAGACCGGCCAACTACCTGTTCCTGGCCATGGCCTGTGTGGCGATTTTTCTGATCAATGCGGGCGGGGCCTGA